The following are encoded in a window of Streptomyces sp. 11x1 genomic DNA:
- a CDS encoding ABC transporter ATP-binding protein: MTALTAADLAPTPYAWEIRATGLKVRAGRKRMAVDGLDLSLGTGVHGLLGPNGAGKTTLIRALATVLRPAEGTLELLGEFAGGLGEHRAMRRRIGYLPQEFGYYKRFTVREFIEYMAWLKEVPKADIPGAVQRAIERVGLADRADERMKALSGGMVRRVGIAQAIVNDPAILLLDEPTVGLDPAQRLRFRELLQELGTDTCVVVSTHLVEDVAAACTDVVLFAEGRLVFQGTPDELAAAGGPEHVGDSPLERGYSALLLDPRQERGTW, encoded by the coding sequence ATGACCGCGCTGACCGCGGCCGACCTCGCGCCGACGCCCTACGCCTGGGAGATCCGGGCCACGGGGCTGAAGGTGAGGGCCGGGCGGAAACGGATGGCCGTCGACGGGCTCGACCTGTCGCTCGGCACCGGCGTGCACGGCCTGCTCGGACCCAACGGGGCCGGCAAGACCACCCTCATCCGGGCGCTGGCCACCGTGCTGCGCCCCGCCGAGGGCACCCTGGAACTGCTGGGCGAGTTCGCCGGCGGACTCGGCGAACACCGGGCAATGCGCCGCCGGATCGGCTATCTGCCGCAGGAGTTCGGCTATTACAAGCGCTTCACCGTGCGCGAGTTCATCGAGTACATGGCATGGCTGAAGGAGGTCCCGAAGGCGGACATCCCCGGCGCCGTGCAGCGGGCGATCGAACGGGTCGGCCTCGCCGACCGCGCCGACGAGCGGATGAAGGCCCTCTCGGGCGGCATGGTGCGGCGCGTCGGGATCGCCCAGGCCATCGTCAACGACCCGGCGATCCTGCTCCTCGACGAGCCGACCGTCGGCCTGGACCCCGCCCAACGGCTGCGCTTCCGTGAGCTGTTGCAGGAGCTGGGCACGGACACCTGTGTCGTCGTCTCGACCCATCTGGTGGAGGATGTCGCCGCCGCCTGCACCGACGTGGTCCTCTTCGCCGAGGGCCGGCTCGTCTTCCAGGGCACCCCCGACGAGCTGGCCGCCGCGGGCGGTCCCGAGCACGTGGGCGACAGCCCGCTGGAGCGGGGCTACTCGGCGCTGCTGCTCGACCCCCGCCAGGAGAGGGGCACCTGGTGA
- a CDS encoding phospholipid carrier-dependent glycosyltransferase — protein MLHGPRPTTASLDRIDRIDRLRPFGYVGRPLSDLRERLVPPFPEPGTRIWERVGLGPASAYRIARATGWLGPLLVALLAGSIRFWRLGQPRELAFDETYYAKDAWSLLRLGYEGTWPDRKVADPQVLADPQVIPLSDAGAFVAHPPTGKWVIAVGEWMFGLEPFGWRFMTALLGTLSVLMLCRVGRRLFRSTFLGCLAGALMAVDGLHFVMSRTALLDLIVMFFVLAAFGCLLLDRDHARARLAAALPVAPDGHVRPDGDTGDHAGAGWRPWRLAAGVCLGLAASTKWNGLYFLAFFMVLTVLWDVGARRVAGARRPYRAVLRKDLGRSVLSLAPVAAVTYLVTWTGWFLSDDGYGRHWADGRGGVWSWIPAPLRSLWHYESAVYRFNVGLDTYHKYESNPWSWLVLGRPVLFSYRSPEPGEAGCHALTGCSQAILALGTPMLWWTACCALGYLLFRWALRRDWRAGAVLCAVAAGYLPWFFYQDRTIFAFYAVVFVPYLCLAVAMTLGALLGPPGAGADRRNRGAVAVGTLVLLVVWNFVYFFPIYTGLTIPYPDWQVRMWLDTWI, from the coding sequence ATGCTCCACGGCCCCCGTCCGACGACGGCGTCCCTCGACCGGATCGACCGGATCGACCGTCTGCGCCCGTTCGGGTACGTGGGGCGGCCTCTCAGCGACCTGCGCGAACGGCTGGTGCCGCCCTTCCCGGAGCCGGGGACCCGGATCTGGGAGCGGGTCGGGCTCGGGCCGGCGTCCGCGTACCGGATCGCGCGTGCGACGGGGTGGCTGGGGCCGCTGCTCGTGGCCCTGCTGGCGGGGTCGATCCGCTTCTGGCGCCTCGGACAGCCGCGCGAACTGGCCTTCGACGAGACGTACTACGCCAAGGACGCGTGGTCGCTGCTGCGACTGGGCTACGAAGGCACTTGGCCGGACCGCAAGGTCGCCGACCCTCAGGTGCTGGCCGACCCGCAGGTGATCCCGCTCTCCGACGCCGGCGCCTTCGTCGCACACCCGCCGACGGGCAAGTGGGTGATCGCCGTCGGGGAGTGGATGTTCGGTCTCGAACCGTTCGGCTGGCGCTTCATGACGGCCCTCCTCGGCACCCTGTCGGTCCTGATGCTCTGCCGCGTCGGACGCCGCCTGTTCCGTTCCACGTTCCTGGGCTGTCTGGCCGGCGCGCTGATGGCGGTGGACGGTCTGCACTTCGTGATGAGCCGCACCGCGCTGCTCGACCTGATCGTCATGTTCTTCGTCCTGGCGGCGTTCGGTTGCCTGCTGCTCGACCGGGACCACGCCCGGGCCCGGCTCGCGGCGGCGCTGCCGGTGGCCCCGGACGGGCATGTCCGCCCGGACGGGGACACCGGGGACCACGCCGGTGCGGGATGGCGCCCTTGGCGGCTCGCGGCGGGTGTATGTCTGGGTCTCGCCGCCTCGACCAAGTGGAACGGCCTGTACTTCCTGGCCTTCTTCATGGTCCTGACCGTGCTGTGGGACGTCGGCGCCCGCCGCGTCGCGGGGGCACGCCGCCCGTACCGGGCGGTGCTGCGCAAGGACCTCGGCCGGTCCGTGCTCTCCCTCGCCCCGGTCGCCGCGGTGACGTATCTGGTGACATGGACCGGCTGGTTCCTGTCCGACGACGGCTACGGCAGGCACTGGGCGGACGGCCGCGGCGGCGTCTGGTCCTGGATCCCGGCGCCGCTGCGCAGCCTGTGGCACTACGAGTCCGCCGTCTACCGGTTCAACGTGGGGCTGGACACCTACCACAAGTACGAGTCCAACCCGTGGAGTTGGCTGGTCCTCGGCCGCCCCGTGCTGTTCTCGTACCGGTCACCCGAGCCGGGTGAGGCCGGCTGTCACGCGCTGACCGGCTGCTCCCAGGCGATCCTCGCCCTGGGGACGCCGATGCTGTGGTGGACGGCGTGCTGCGCCCTCGGGTACCTGCTGTTCCGGTGGGCACTGCGCCGGGACTGGCGCGCGGGCGCGGTGCTGTGCGCGGTGGCCGCCGGCTACCTGCCCTGGTTCTTCTACCAGGACCGCACGATCTTCGCCTTCTACGCCGTCGTGTTCGTGCCGTACCTGTGCCTGGCCGTGGCCATGACGCTGGGCGCGCTGCTGGGTCCGCCGGGCGCGGGCGCCGACCGCCGCAACCGGGGAGCGGTGGCGGTCGGGACCCTCGTCCTGCTCGTAGTCTGGAACTTCGTCTACTTCTTCCCGATCTACACGGGCCTCACGATCCCGTATCCCGACTGGCAGGTCCGGATGTGGCTCGACACCTGGATATGA